One genomic window of Eggerthella timonensis includes the following:
- a CDS encoding peptidoglycan D,D-transpeptidase FtsI family protein has product MSDRSHTPRGERPARGRGSSRSSARPSRPPHAARGARPARTPARSTATADFNANSNRVFLPILVFAAIAALFVLRLAYLQVIAAPAMASEAENARMSYDWIEPRRGTIYDRNGVVLATSVESTTIYIDPVEVDDVDATAQVLVDVLGGQKSDYLEAITAPNTRYAVVKEKADVATGESLQARTSELSAEGGSREGMDFGIRYKTVWKREYPNKQVGGQVIGVCTLETDQENNREYYQGVSGLELYYDDILSGEAGYTREERSPDGTPIPGGAHDSKQAVNGEDIIISIDIELQQYVEERLTADEKGITANGGSAVVMDGGTGEIYAAASLPLLNPADRTEMEADAPRLKCVTDLFEPGSIFKSVSTMAILETNTMAPETEVFCPAVITADGYEIRDAHERGDATYTLKEILDQSSNIGISLASEQMGFKELYDHILKYNLNSLTGVDYPGEQIGYLLDFDQWSKVQAYNVSFGQGISLTPLQITRFYGALVNDGVECTPHFLLSKPLSGETPEYATQDVIENKEAISTMTDMLKTVVTNGTGKAAAIDGFDVAGKTSTAEIYDEENGGYRKGVYNLAFTGFLADSSSQLVCFVGANEVPTDGVVTPIFKDIMTTAIDRFNIYPE; this is encoded by the coding sequence ATGTCCGATAGATCGCACACGCCGCGAGGCGAGCGCCCTGCTCGCGGTCGCGGAAGCTCCCGTTCGTCCGCGCGCCCCTCGCGCCCCCCGCATGCCGCGCGAGGGGCCCGACCTGCTCGCACCCCCGCCCGCTCGACCGCGACGGCGGACTTCAACGCCAACTCGAACCGCGTGTTCCTGCCCATCCTCGTCTTCGCCGCCATCGCGGCGCTGTTCGTGCTGCGCTTGGCGTACCTGCAGGTGATCGCCGCTCCCGCCATGGCTTCCGAGGCCGAGAACGCGCGCATGAGCTACGATTGGATCGAGCCGCGCCGCGGCACCATCTACGACCGCAACGGCGTCGTGCTGGCGACCTCCGTGGAATCCACCACCATCTACATCGACCCGGTGGAGGTGGACGACGTGGACGCCACGGCTCAGGTGCTCGTCGACGTGCTGGGCGGCCAGAAGTCCGATTACCTCGAAGCCATCACCGCGCCGAACACGCGCTATGCAGTGGTCAAGGAGAAGGCCGACGTGGCGACGGGCGAGAGCCTGCAGGCGCGCACGAGCGAGCTCTCGGCCGAGGGCGGGTCGCGCGAGGGCATGGACTTCGGCATCCGCTACAAGACGGTGTGGAAGCGCGAGTACCCGAACAAGCAGGTAGGCGGCCAGGTGATCGGCGTGTGCACGCTGGAGACCGACCAGGAGAACAACCGCGAGTACTACCAGGGGGTATCGGGCCTCGAGCTGTACTACGACGACATCCTGTCGGGCGAGGCGGGCTACACGCGCGAGGAGCGCAGCCCCGACGGCACGCCCATCCCGGGCGGCGCGCACGATTCCAAGCAGGCCGTGAACGGCGAGGACATCATCATATCCATCGACATCGAGCTGCAGCAGTACGTGGAGGAGCGTCTGACGGCCGACGAGAAGGGCATCACGGCCAACGGCGGCAGCGCGGTCGTGATGGACGGCGGCACGGGCGAGATCTACGCCGCGGCATCGCTGCCCCTGCTCAACCCGGCAGACCGCACCGAGATGGAGGCCGACGCGCCCCGCCTCAAATGCGTGACCGACCTGTTCGAGCCGGGCTCCATCTTCAAGTCGGTGTCCACGATGGCCATCCTCGAGACGAACACCATGGCGCCTGAGACCGAGGTGTTCTGCCCTGCGGTCATCACGGCTGACGGCTACGAGATCCGCGACGCGCACGAGCGCGGCGACGCTACGTACACGCTGAAGGAGATCCTCGACCAGTCGTCGAACATCGGCATCTCGCTCGCGTCCGAGCAAATGGGCTTCAAGGAGCTGTACGACCACATTCTCAAGTACAACCTGAACTCGCTCACGGGCGTGGACTACCCCGGCGAGCAGATCGGCTACCTGCTCGACTTCGACCAATGGAGCAAGGTGCAGGCCTACAACGTGTCGTTCGGCCAGGGCATCTCGCTCACCCCGCTGCAGATCACGCGCTTCTACGGCGCGCTCGTGAACGACGGCGTGGAATGCACCCCGCACTTCCTGCTGTCGAAGCCGCTGAGCGGCGAGACGCCCGAGTACGCCACGCAGGACGTCATCGAGAACAAGGAGGCCATCTCCACGATGACCGACATGCTGAAGACCGTCGTCACCAACGGCACGGGCAAGGCCGCCGCCATCGACGGATTCGACGTGGCCGGCAAGACGTCCACGGCGGAGATCTACGACGAGGAGAACGGCGGTTACCGAAAAGGGGTGTACAACCTGGCCTTTACCGGGTTCCTGGCCGATTCTTCCAGCCAATTGGTTTGTTTTGTGGGTGCCAACGAGGTTCCCACCGACGGTGTGGTCACGCCGATTTTTAAGGATATAATGACTACAGCCATCGACCGATTCAATATTTACCCGGAGTGA
- a CDS encoding cell division protein FtsL — MGAAPAYSYYPERAPERAPRERISVVPGRGTRTQTPTLPSSVVFLAKVAAVVLLVVSIVGFVRIGLMSATISTTMQSSELTSQISDARSSGAALEVSQSTLSNPTKVKQQANKLGMAAPETTGVIDLGKDVVATDESGALSLSKSVAIAAGSEA; from the coding sequence ATGGGCGCAGCACCAGCGTATTCGTACTACCCCGAGCGCGCACCCGAGCGTGCGCCGCGCGAGCGCATCAGCGTCGTGCCGGGCCGCGGCACCCGTACCCAAACCCCGACGCTGCCCTCGAGCGTCGTGTTCCTGGCGAAGGTCGCCGCTGTGGTGCTGCTCGTGGTGTCCATCGTGGGGTTCGTGCGCATCGGGCTCATGTCCGCCACGATATCCACAACGATGCAGTCGAGCGAGCTGACGAGCCAGATCAGCGATGCCCGCTCGTCGGGCGCCGCCCTCGAGGTGTCGCAGAGCACGCTGTCCAACCCCACGAAGGTGAAGCAGCAGGCGAACAAGCTGGGCATGGCGGCCCCTGAGACCACGGGCGTCATCGACCTGGGGAAGGACGTCGTCGCCACCGACGAGTCCGGCGCGCTGTCCCTGTCCAAGAGCGTGGCCATAGCGGCTGGCTCCGAGGCGTAA
- a CDS encoding UDP-N-acetylmuramoyl-L-alanyl-D-glutamate--2,6-diaminopimelate ligase, translating into MGKTCTELFAGIDCTILGNADDEVSGIAYRSDRVQPGDAFFCVVGMTSDGHSFAQDAIDRGAKVLVVERKVYLADATDVTEIVVKDTRKAMAAAAANFYDHPSKDIALVGITGTNGKTTTTYLVEHIARVAGKRTGVIGTVGIRIGDAAEKSAHTTPESPDLQQLFARMRDARCDTVAMEVSSHALDLDRTWGTSFAVTAFSNLTQDHLDYHHTFEAYFEAKARLFSKDYPAKRVICIDDKWGKELLRRSSVAEDSVVTTGFDPSAQIHPVDVQYAPTHTTVTLDVRGSLYTFDYPLVGRFNVENIMCAFGIGLQLGFSADVVVEALEEAPQIPGRLERVNAPNTGGVSVFVDYAHTPDALEKALASIMALTPGRTICVFGCGGDRDASKRPIMGRAALAADHAVVTSDNPRTEDPQAIIEDIVSGMGSGEGRFEVEADRRAAIALAIAQAKAGDSILIAGKGHEDYQLVGDQVLSFDDRIVAAEELRRAFGDEPAAE; encoded by the coding sequence ATGGGCAAGACCTGTACCGAACTGTTCGCAGGTATCGACTGCACCATCCTCGGCAACGCCGACGACGAGGTGAGCGGTATCGCCTACCGCAGCGATCGGGTGCAACCCGGCGACGCGTTCTTCTGCGTGGTGGGCATGACCTCGGACGGGCACTCGTTCGCCCAAGACGCCATCGACCGCGGCGCGAAGGTGCTCGTGGTCGAGCGCAAAGTCTACCTGGCCGATGCCACCGACGTGACCGAGATCGTGGTGAAGGACACGCGCAAGGCCATGGCGGCCGCCGCGGCGAACTTCTACGACCATCCTTCCAAGGACATCGCGCTCGTGGGCATCACGGGCACGAACGGCAAGACCACCACCACCTACCTCGTGGAGCACATCGCCCGCGTGGCGGGCAAGCGCACGGGCGTCATCGGCACCGTGGGCATCCGCATCGGCGACGCGGCCGAGAAGTCGGCCCACACCACGCCGGAATCGCCCGACCTTCAGCAGCTGTTCGCCCGCATGCGCGACGCGCGCTGCGACACGGTGGCCATGGAGGTGAGCTCGCACGCGCTCGACCTCGACCGCACGTGGGGCACCTCGTTCGCCGTCACGGCGTTCTCCAACCTGACCCAGGATCACCTCGACTACCATCACACGTTCGAGGCCTACTTCGAGGCTAAGGCGCGCCTGTTCTCGAAGGATTACCCGGCCAAGCGTGTGATCTGCATCGACGACAAGTGGGGCAAGGAGCTGCTGCGCCGCTCGTCGGTGGCCGAGGACAGCGTGGTCACGACGGGCTTCGACCCGTCTGCGCAGATCCATCCCGTGGACGTGCAGTACGCGCCCACGCACACCACCGTCACGCTCGACGTGCGCGGGAGCCTCTACACGTTCGACTACCCGCTCGTGGGCCGGTTCAACGTCGAGAACATCATGTGCGCGTTCGGCATCGGGCTGCAGCTGGGCTTCTCGGCCGACGTCGTCGTCGAGGCGCTCGAGGAAGCGCCGCAGATCCCCGGGCGCTTGGAGCGCGTGAACGCGCCGAACACGGGCGGCGTGTCGGTGTTCGTGGACTACGCCCATACCCCCGATGCGCTGGAGAAGGCGCTCGCGTCCATCATGGCGCTCACCCCGGGGCGCACCATCTGCGTGTTCGGCTGCGGCGGCGACCGCGATGCCAGCAAGCGTCCCATCATGGGCCGCGCCGCGCTGGCGGCCGACCATGCGGTGGTGACGTCGGACAACCCGCGCACCGAGGATCCGCAGGCCATCATCGAGGACATCGTCAGCGGCATGGGCTCGGGCGAGGGCCGCTTCGAGGTGGAGGCCGACCGTCGCGCCGCCATCGCGCTGGCCATCGCGCAGGCGAAGGCGGGCGACTCGATCCTCATCGCGGGCAAGGGCCATGAGGACTACCAGCTGGTGGGCGATCAGGTGCTCAGCTTCGACGATCGCATCGTGGCCGCCGAGGAGCTGCGCCGCGCGTTCGGCGACGAGCCGGCCGCGGAGTAA